A single window of Nocardia sp. NBC_01327 DNA harbors:
- a CDS encoding Rieske 2Fe-2S domain-containing protein — translation MTTTFSNTDPGLRRFWHPVATQEAVAAANPLQVWLLGEPWVLARLDGELIALRDRCPHRLVPLSEGTVVGATLQCKYHGYRFDATGRCVHIPAVGPGGPIPARARTDAARVRLAFGLVWLTTDPDPIDSDFSESPYLDSDFDTFLAGPFTTAVGAGLITDNFMDVTHLPFLHAETFAGHESGISDLHASRDGWTIRQRTPGLLADESTGAPIDVTYDYIVRAPFSAELKITYDDGRSDYIWSFCQPETTGRTTWYMVQAYGGLHHDGEMIDRAARTQRAVGLEDLAILESMPDPQIPIDLTAEVHTKGDRGCVRYRRMLRDIADGALTSAHTTDIDRHQEHIRG, via the coding sequence ATGACTACGACGTTTTCCAATACTGATCCGGGACTGCGGCGGTTCTGGCATCCGGTGGCCACCCAGGAGGCCGTCGCGGCCGCCAATCCGCTACAGGTGTGGCTGCTCGGGGAGCCCTGGGTGCTGGCGCGGCTCGACGGTGAGCTCATCGCACTGCGAGATCGCTGCCCGCACCGGCTGGTACCGCTGAGCGAGGGCACCGTCGTCGGCGCCACCCTGCAGTGCAAGTACCACGGCTACCGCTTCGATGCCACGGGCCGCTGCGTGCACATCCCGGCGGTCGGCCCCGGTGGCCCGATTCCGGCTCGCGCGCGCACGGACGCGGCCCGCGTCCGGCTGGCCTTCGGATTGGTATGGCTCACCACCGATCCCGATCCGATCGACAGCGACTTCTCCGAATCCCCGTACCTGGACAGTGATTTCGACACATTCCTGGCGGGTCCGTTCACCACCGCGGTGGGCGCGGGGCTGATCACCGATAACTTCATGGACGTCACCCATCTGCCCTTCCTGCATGCGGAGACCTTCGCCGGCCACGAGAGCGGCATATCGGATCTGCATGCGAGCCGGGACGGCTGGACGATTCGGCAGCGCACGCCCGGGTTGCTCGCCGACGAGTCGACCGGCGCACCGATCGACGTCACCTACGACTACATCGTGCGCGCACCGTTCAGCGCCGAGCTGAAGATCACCTACGACGACGGGCGATCAGACTACATCTGGTCCTTCTGCCAGCCCGAAACCACCGGCCGCACAACGTGGTACATGGTCCAGGCCTACGGCGGCCTGCACCACGACGGGGAGATGATCGACCGTGCGGCGCGCACGCAGCGGGCCGTCGGTCTCGAGGATCTCGCGATTCTGGAATCCATGCCCGATCCGCAGATCCCGATCGACCTGACGGCGGAGGTCCACACGAAGGGCGATCGAGGGTGCGTGCGCTATCGGCGCATGCTGCGCGATATCGCCGACGGCGCCCTCACATCGGCGCACACGACAGATATCGACCGACACCAGGAGCATATTCGCGGATGA
- a CDS encoding NAD(P)-dependent alcohol dehydrogenase → MKAIVQQAYGSTEMLSYADAPMPVVGPDGVLIRVRAAGVDPGVWHMMTGLPLAGRLVLGLRKPKVAIRGWDVAGIVEGVGAQVTRFRRGDAVFGTTDGSFAEFACAPERKLQLKPPNLSFEEAAALPVSGTTALTGLRDAGGIRAGQRVLIIGAGGGVGHLAVQLAKHFGAEVTGVCSAAKAEFVSALGADHIIDYTGEKLSGSYDLILDMAGGRSLTELRALLTPAGTLVLGGGEGGGRILGSTERSIRALFVTPFVRQRLRGLLSLPKPESLSVLAELATAGAVLPKIDRTFALPDAAAAVDYLVTAHPRGKIALTLGSD, encoded by the coding sequence ATGAAAGCCATTGTGCAACAGGCGTACGGCTCCACCGAGATGCTCTCCTACGCGGACGCGCCGATGCCGGTGGTCGGCCCGGACGGCGTCCTCATCCGGGTGCGGGCCGCGGGTGTGGACCCCGGCGTCTGGCACATGATGACCGGATTGCCGCTGGCCGGGCGGCTGGTGCTGGGACTGCGCAAGCCCAAGGTCGCCATTCGCGGCTGGGATGTGGCGGGCATCGTCGAGGGCGTCGGCGCGCAGGTGACCCGCTTCCGGCGCGGCGATGCGGTCTTCGGCACCACCGACGGTTCCTTCGCCGAATTCGCCTGCGCCCCAGAGCGGAAGCTTCAGCTCAAACCCCCGAATCTGAGTTTCGAGGAGGCGGCGGCACTGCCGGTATCCGGTACCACCGCGCTCACCGGACTGCGGGACGCCGGTGGTATCCGGGCCGGGCAGCGGGTGCTGATCATCGGTGCGGGTGGCGGTGTCGGGCATCTGGCGGTACAGCTGGCCAAGCACTTCGGTGCGGAGGTCACCGGCGTGTGCAGCGCCGCCAAGGCGGAGTTCGTCAGCGCGCTGGGCGCCGACCACATCATCGACTACACCGGTGAGAAGCTCAGTGGCAGTTACGATCTCATTCTCGATATGGCGGGCGGCCGATCGCTGACCGAACTGCGGGCGCTGCTCACCCCGGCCGGAACCCTGGTGCTCGGCGGCGGCGAAGGCGGCGGCCGCATCCTCGGCAGCACCGAGCGCTCGATCCGCGCGCTGTTCGTCACCCCCTTCGTGCGGCAGCGGCTGCGCGGCCTGCTCTCCCTGCCCAAGCCCGAATCCCTTTCTGTCCTAGCCGAACTCGCGACAGCGGGCGCCGTGCTTCCGAAGATTGACCGCACCTTCGCACTCCCCGATGCCGCCGCGGCGGTCGACTACCTGGTGACGGCGCACCCTCGTGGGAAGATCGCGCTCACCCTCGGCTCCGATTAG
- a CDS encoding helix-turn-helix transcriptional regulator — protein MTNNIRALRFSRGEMTQAELADRLGITRQTVIAIEQGKYSPSLEVAFQIARVFRASLDEVFEYPEEES, from the coding sequence GTGACCAATAACATTCGCGCCCTGCGCTTCTCGCGCGGTGAGATGACCCAGGCCGAACTGGCCGACCGCCTCGGCATTACGCGGCAGACGGTCATCGCCATCGAACAGGGCAAATATTCGCCGTCACTCGAGGTGGCGTTCCAGATCGCCAGGGTGTTTCGCGCATCGCTGGACGAGGTTTTCGAATACCCGGAAGAAGAATCCTGA
- a CDS encoding cytochrome P450 produces the protein MAAPDVNTVAADQDPAILTAMAQLFGPDGRADPYTPARVLREAGPIHMTPIGHHVLTRYEDCAAVLSTTAWSHAEEAGMMHPTVTPESAADELPTSFLWMEPPDHTRLRNLVTKGFTPRMVTRLRPRIEELTEQLVDKALEAGEFDLIEFIAYPLPLIIACELIGVPREAYQQVHQWSQDLARGFDHDYTLPEESLKARSAASRGFMNYFRELLNERRVNPTDDLLSVLSQVEDRGDVLTEQELLATCITTFVAGHETTANLVGTGMLRLLREPGQVELLRARPELVAVAPDELLRLEPSVQITTRAATRPITVAGHDFEKGEGVVVLINSANHDDAAFTNPDRTDVTRYSDPMNPAKKHLGFSLGIHYCLGAPLALLEMEVLLEVLLRKVGAMELLSENPPFKPNVVIRGLESLQVGFKPA, from the coding sequence ATGGCCGCACCAGACGTGAACACCGTTGCCGCCGACCAAGATCCCGCCATTCTCACGGCAATGGCACAGCTCTTCGGACCCGATGGCCGGGCCGATCCCTACACTCCGGCGCGCGTGCTGCGCGAGGCCGGGCCCATCCATATGACCCCGATCGGCCACCACGTCCTCACCCGGTACGAGGACTGCGCCGCGGTGCTGTCCACCACCGCGTGGAGCCATGCCGAAGAGGCCGGGATGATGCACCCGACCGTCACGCCGGAGAGTGCCGCCGACGAACTGCCCACCTCCTTCCTGTGGATGGAGCCGCCGGACCACACCCGCCTGCGCAATCTGGTCACCAAGGGCTTCACCCCGCGCATGGTGACGCGGCTGCGCCCGCGCATCGAGGAACTCACCGAACAGCTCGTCGACAAGGCCCTGGAGGCCGGGGAATTCGATCTGATCGAGTTCATCGCCTACCCGCTGCCGCTCATCATCGCCTGCGAGCTCATCGGCGTCCCGCGTGAGGCGTACCAGCAGGTGCACCAGTGGTCGCAGGACCTGGCGCGCGGTTTCGACCACGACTACACGCTTCCGGAGGAATCCCTGAAGGCGCGCAGTGCGGCGTCGCGTGGATTCATGAACTACTTCCGCGAACTGCTGAACGAGCGCCGGGTCAACCCGACCGACGATCTGCTCAGCGTGCTGTCCCAGGTCGAGGACCGCGGGGATGTGCTGACCGAGCAGGAACTGCTGGCCACCTGCATCACCACCTTCGTCGCCGGGCACGAGACCACCGCGAATCTGGTCGGCACCGGCATGCTGCGCCTGCTGCGGGAACCCGGTCAGGTCGAACTGCTGCGCGCGCGGCCCGAACTGGTGGCCGTCGCTCCCGACGAACTGCTGCGGCTGGAGCCGTCGGTGCAGATCACCACCCGCGCCGCGACCCGGCCCATCACCGTGGCGGGCCACGATTTCGAGAAGGGCGAAGGCGTTGTGGTGCTGATCAATTCGGCCAACCACGATGATGCCGCCTTCACGAATCCGGACCGCACCGATGTGACCCGCTACTCGGATCCGATGAATCCGGCCAAGAAGCATCTGGGCTTCAGCCTCGGCATCCACTACTGCCTCGGCGCGCCGCTGGCGCTGCTCGAGATGGAGGTGCTGCTGGAGGTGCTGCTGCGCAAAGTCGGTGCGATGGAACTGCTTTCGGAGAATCCGCCGTTCAAGCCGAATGTCGTCATCCGGGGGCTGGAATCGCTGCAGGTCGGATTCAAGCCTGCCTGA
- a CDS encoding FAD-dependent oxidoreductase, which translates to MTTGRHAVVLGAGIAGLLAARVLSEEYARVTILERDRSEGVQVRRGVPQGRHLHGLLDSGRAVFEELYPGCTAELVRRGATAAEVLVQTRWYVGGARLTPTSTGLTSVIASRPLLEAVLRQRTCQIPNVRLREGITVRGLLGNADAVTGVATVADGRAEDISAELVVDATGRGSRIDEWLTDIGAALPDSERLDVDLGYASRMYRHRPGQLGGHSSVIVSTGTNGRGGGAVRIEGDRWLVTLAGMLGDHPPADPAEFPHYAATLAAPDIHDIVMESEPLDDPVPYRFRASVRRHFDRMTAVPAGLLVVGDAQCAFNPLYAQGMTVAALQAAALRECLDGPPDTLSARFYAAAAEPVAAAWRLAASSDLSHPGVIGPRSLRTRLTNVYVAQVQRAAHHDAVVARTFMRVAHLVEPPAALAHPVTAGRIILRGSGFAQVKSTPS; encoded by the coding sequence GTGACCACCGGACGGCACGCGGTTGTCCTCGGCGCGGGTATCGCCGGTCTGCTGGCGGCGCGGGTGCTGTCGGAAGAGTATGCGCGCGTGACGATTCTGGAGCGCGATCGCTCCGAGGGCGTGCAGGTGCGCCGGGGCGTACCGCAGGGCCGCCATCTGCACGGGCTGCTGGACAGCGGCCGCGCCGTCTTCGAAGAGCTGTATCCGGGATGTACGGCGGAACTGGTGCGGCGTGGTGCGACCGCTGCCGAGGTGCTGGTCCAGACGCGCTGGTATGTGGGCGGTGCGCGGCTCACGCCCACCTCGACCGGACTGACCTCGGTGATCGCGAGTCGCCCGCTGCTGGAGGCCGTGCTGCGCCAGCGCACCTGTCAGATTCCGAATGTGCGCTTGCGCGAGGGCATTACGGTGCGTGGCCTGCTCGGCAATGCCGATGCCGTGACCGGGGTGGCCACTGTCGCCGACGGTCGCGCCGAGGACATCAGCGCCGAACTGGTCGTGGATGCGACCGGTCGCGGATCGCGAATCGACGAGTGGCTCACCGATATCGGCGCGGCGCTGCCCGATTCGGAACGGCTCGATGTGGATCTCGGCTACGCCTCCCGGATGTACCGGCACCGGCCCGGGCAACTGGGCGGGCACTCCTCGGTCATCGTCTCGACGGGAACGAACGGGCGCGGCGGCGGGGCGGTGCGCATCGAAGGTGACCGCTGGCTGGTCACCCTCGCGGGCATGCTCGGTGACCATCCACCGGCCGATCCCGCCGAGTTTCCGCACTACGCCGCCACCCTCGCGGCCCCGGATATCCACGACATCGTCATGGAGTCCGAACCGCTCGACGATCCGGTGCCCTACCGGTTCCGGGCATCGGTGCGCCGGCATTTCGACCGTATGACCGCCGTGCCCGCGGGCCTGCTGGTCGTCGGTGATGCGCAGTGCGCCTTCAATCCGCTCTACGCGCAGGGTATGACGGTGGCCGCCCTGCAGGCCGCCGCACTGCGCGAATGCCTGGACGGCCCACCCGACACCCTGTCCGCGCGGTTCTACGCCGCGGCCGCCGAGCCCGTGGCCGCGGCCTGGCGGCTGGCCGCCTCCTCCGATCTGAGCCATCCCGGTGTGATCGGACCGCGCTCGCTGCGGACCCGGCTCACCAATGTCTATGTGGCCCAGGTGCAACGAGCCGCCCACCACGATGCGGTGGTGGCGCGGACCTTCATGCGCGTCGCCCATCTGGTCGAACCGCCCGCCGCACTGGCACATCCGGTCACAGCAGGCCGGATCATCCTGCGCGGCAGCGGGTTCGCCCAGGTCAAATCCACACCGAGCTGA
- a CDS encoding cytochrome P450 has protein sequence MSTAEITFDAFESSERADPYPAYRRVRDAAALFPYAFDEVPVTLVTRYEECSAVLTGADWGHGYAAGISPFRDTTAAIPGSFVRMDPPEHARYRKLVAKAFTPRMVGELAPVAGQVVNELVDAAVRRGELDILADLAIPLAVAMIPVRLLGADPADGARFREWQLAIARGSDPDALLGEADVTARGAAAVACMGYFAELIARRKHSPTPDLLSELVAASVDGDMLTEAEVIGISLLLLVAGMETSINLIGNGMLALLRHPEQMRLLRERPELIGSALDEMLRYDAPTQFTIRVALADTVVGGREFKRGDGVVVLTASASRDDRVFPDADTFDITRYAGTRPARKHLGFSLGIHYCVGAPLARIEAEAAVLALLDRAPELRLASDAIEYRPSLIHRGVTALPVTL, from the coding sequence ATGAGCACTGCCGAAATCACGTTCGACGCTTTCGAATCGAGTGAGCGCGCCGATCCCTATCCCGCCTACCGCCGCGTGCGCGATGCGGCCGCACTGTTCCCCTACGCCTTCGACGAGGTGCCGGTCACCCTGGTGACACGGTACGAGGAATGCTCGGCCGTACTCACCGGCGCGGACTGGGGCCACGGATATGCCGCGGGCATCAGCCCTTTCCGCGATACCACCGCCGCCATTCCCGGCTCCTTCGTCCGTATGGACCCGCCCGAACACGCCCGCTATCGCAAGCTCGTGGCCAAGGCGTTCACCCCGCGCATGGTCGGCGAACTGGCGCCCGTCGCCGGACAGGTGGTGAACGAGCTGGTGGATGCCGCGGTGCGGCGCGGTGAACTCGACATCCTGGCCGATCTGGCCATCCCGCTCGCGGTCGCCATGATCCCGGTGCGGCTGCTCGGCGCCGATCCCGCCGACGGTGCGCGATTCCGGGAGTGGCAGTTGGCGATTGCCCGCGGCAGTGATCCGGACGCGCTCCTGGGCGAGGCCGATGTGACCGCGCGCGGTGCGGCGGCCGTGGCCTGCATGGGCTACTTCGCCGAGCTGATCGCCCGCAGGAAGCACAGTCCGACACCGGATCTGCTCAGTGAACTGGTGGCCGCCAGCGTGGACGGCGACATGCTCACCGAAGCCGAGGTGATCGGCATATCGCTGCTGCTGCTCGTGGCGGGTATGGAGACCTCGATCAACCTCATCGGCAATGGGATGCTGGCGCTGCTGCGGCATCCCGAGCAGATGCGGTTGCTGCGCGAACGGCCCGAGCTGATCGGCTCGGCGCTGGACGAGATGCTGCGTTATGACGCGCCCACCCAGTTCACCATCCGGGTGGCGCTGGCCGACACCGTGGTCGGCGGACGTGAGTTCAAGCGCGGTGACGGCGTGGTGGTACTGACCGCCTCCGCGAGCCGGGACGATCGGGTCTTCCCCGACGCCGATACCTTCGATATCACCCGCTATGCCGGAACCCGCCCCGCCCGTAAGCATCTCGGCTTCAGCCTCGGCATCCACTACTGCGTGGGCGCGCCGCTGGCGCGGATCGAAGCCGAGGCCGCTGTGCTCGCACTGCTGGATCGGGCGCCGGAACTGCGCCTGGCCTCCGACGCCATCGAATATCGCCCCAGCCTCATTCACCGGGGCGTCACGGCATTGCCGGTGACATTGTGA